A region of Bradyrhizobium sp. SZCCHNS1050 DNA encodes the following proteins:
- a CDS encoding sensor histidine kinase: MTAFGKLIRTTAFRLTLVYLLLFALFAASLLGYFAWNTRRLITEQISTTVTSEISEMTDIFARWGLRGIVGAIESRALRPGANLYLITTPTGQAIAGNVGSLAPGVMGSSGWSETFYRRLDDSTEHSHRALVYVTQLSSGFRLLIGRDLEERRRLFGIVAKAAQWSVLVVVVLGIGGGIFVARRVLHRIDAMTGTTRRIMDGDLSGRLPVGRSGDELDRLAENLNAMLERIEALMTGLKEVSDNIAHDLKTPLTRLRNRAEEALAKSRSEDEYRAALERTIEESDGLIRTFNALLMIARAESGQARGDMVEFDAAEVAGGIHELYEPLAEDNEMTLRVKAAAAPVHGNRELISQALANLVENAIKYGKPAALPLDAAAAADSREILIEARREGGQVLLSVTDHGEGIPEAERKRAVERFVRLEASRTLPGSGLGLSLASAVATLHGGELRLGDARPGLIATLVLPAGAGVPAKLAAPAQDVPQKAA; encoded by the coding sequence GTGACGGCCTTCGGTAAGCTGATCCGCACCACGGCGTTCCGGCTGACGCTGGTCTATCTGCTGTTGTTTGCGCTGTTCGCGGCCTCGCTGCTCGGCTATTTCGCCTGGAACACCCGCCGGCTCATCACCGAGCAGATCTCGACCACGGTCACCTCCGAGATCAGCGAGATGACCGACATCTTCGCCCGCTGGGGCCTGCGCGGAATCGTCGGCGCGATCGAGAGCCGCGCGCTGCGGCCGGGCGCCAATCTCTATCTCATCACCACGCCGACCGGGCAGGCGATCGCCGGCAATGTCGGCTCGCTGGCGCCGGGCGTGATGGGCTCGTCCGGCTGGTCGGAGACGTTCTACCGGCGGCTCGACGACAGCACCGAGCACAGCCATCGCGCGCTGGTGTATGTCACGCAGCTCTCCAGCGGTTTTCGGCTTTTGATCGGCCGCGATCTCGAGGAGCGCCGCCGCCTGTTCGGCATCGTCGCCAAGGCGGCGCAATGGTCGGTGCTCGTCGTGGTGGTGCTCGGCATCGGCGGCGGCATCTTTGTCGCGCGGCGCGTGCTGCACCGGATCGATGCCATGACCGGCACGACGCGGCGGATCATGGATGGCGATCTCTCCGGCCGTCTGCCGGTCGGGCGCAGCGGCGACGAGCTCGATCGCCTGGCGGAAAATCTCAACGCGATGCTGGAGCGCATCGAGGCGCTGATGACCGGCCTCAAGGAGGTCTCCGACAACATCGCGCATGATCTCAAGACGCCGCTGACGCGATTGCGCAACCGCGCCGAGGAGGCGCTGGCGAAGTCGCGCTCCGAGGACGAATATCGCGCCGCGCTGGAGCGCACGATCGAGGAATCCGACGGCCTGATCCGCACCTTCAACGCGCTCTTGATGATCGCGCGGGCGGAGTCCGGGCAGGCGCGCGGCGACATGGTCGAGTTCGATGCGGCCGAGGTCGCCGGCGGCATCCACGAATTGTACGAGCCGCTGGCCGAGGACAATGAGATGACCTTGCGGGTCAAGGCTGCGGCGGCGCCGGTGCATGGCAATCGCGAGCTGATCAGCCAGGCGCTCGCTAATCTCGTCGAGAACGCGATCAAATACGGCAAGCCGGCGGCGCTGCCGCTCGATGCCGCCGCCGCCGCTGATAGCCGCGAAATCCTGATCGAGGCGCGGCGCGAGGGCGGACAGGTGCTGCTCAGCGTCACCGATCATGGCGAAGGCATTCCCGAGGCCGAGCGCAAGCGCGCCGTCGAGCGTTTCGTGCGGCTGGAGGCGAGCCGCACTTTGCCCGGTTCCGGCCTCGGTCTCAGCTTGGCGTCCGCCGTCGCGACCCTGCATGGCGGCGAGCTCCGGCTCGGCGATGCCAGGCCGGGGCTGATCGCGACGCTGGTGCTGCCGGCTGGTGCCGGCGTGCCCGCGAAGCTTGCGGCGCCGGCGCAGGATGTGCCACAGAAGGCCGCATGA
- the fdhD gene encoding formate dehydrogenase accessory sulfurtransferase FdhD produces the protein MTDAVRIADRLVWRDGALTEGHRRVPEETAVALTYNGGTQAVMMATPQDLRDFAIGFSLNEGLVTSRDDIISLDVVELDDGIELRMWLPDAQAERLAERRRNIAGPTGCGLCGIDSISEAVRPAAHVPDGRRFAPRDVMAALEAIEPLQKLNHETRAVHAAAFWTPARGIVGLREDVGRHNALDKLAGHLAQTRCAASEGIVILTSRVSVELVQKAAAMGAPIMVAVSAPTALAIRMAEAAGITLIAVARNDGFEIFTHPERIVASAETGARSTQTDNTHVA, from the coding sequence ATGACCGATGCAGTGCGCATCGCGGATCGTCTGGTCTGGCGCGACGGAGCCCTCACCGAGGGCCACCGCCGCGTGCCGGAGGAGACCGCGGTCGCACTGACCTACAATGGCGGCACCCAGGCCGTCATGATGGCGACGCCGCAAGACCTCCGCGACTTCGCCATCGGCTTCAGCCTGAACGAAGGTCTCGTCACGAGCCGAGACGACATCATCTCTCTCGACGTCGTCGAGCTGGATGACGGCATCGAGCTCAGGATGTGGCTGCCCGACGCGCAGGCCGAACGCTTGGCCGAGCGCCGCCGCAACATCGCCGGCCCCACCGGCTGCGGCCTGTGCGGCATCGATTCGATCAGCGAAGCGGTGCGGCCGGCGGCGCATGTCCCGGACGGCCGGCGTTTCGCTCCGCGCGACGTCATGGCGGCGCTTGAGGCCATCGAGCCGCTGCAGAAGCTCAATCACGAGACCCGCGCGGTGCATGCCGCGGCGTTCTGGACTCCCGCGCGCGGCATCGTCGGCTTGCGCGAGGATGTCGGCCGCCACAACGCGCTCGACAAGCTCGCTGGCCACCTCGCGCAAACGCGCTGTGCGGCGAGCGAGGGCATCGTGATCCTGACGAGCCGCGTCTCGGTCGAACTGGTGCAGAAGGCTGCTGCCATGGGCGCACCCATCATGGTCGCGGTCTCCGCCCCGACCGCGCTCGCCATTCGCATGGCCGAGGCCGCCGGCATCACGCTGATTGCGGTGGCCCGCAACGACGGCTTCGAAATCTTCACCCATCCCGAACGGATCGTCGCGAGCGCCGAGACCGGCGCGCGATCAACACAGACGGACAACACCCATGTCGCATAA
- a CDS encoding response regulator transcription factor gives MRLLIIEDDRESADYLVKAFREVGHVADLASDGEEGLAMADSGDYDVLVVDRMLPKRDGLSLIGALRDKGNRTPVLILSALGQVDDRIKGLRAGGDDYLPKPYAFAELLARVEVLSRRHGGPAEETTYKVGDLELDRLSHRVARGKDELTLQPREFRLLEYLMKHAGQVVTRTMLLENVWDYHFDPQTNVIDVHISRLRSKIDKGFDRPLLHTIRGAGYMIRDGLR, from the coding sequence ATGCGCCTCCTGATCATCGAAGACGACCGCGAGTCCGCCGACTATCTGGTCAAGGCGTTCCGCGAGGTCGGACATGTCGCAGACCTCGCCAGCGACGGCGAGGAGGGGCTCGCCATGGCCGACAGCGGGGATTACGACGTGCTGGTGGTCGACCGCATGCTGCCCAAGCGCGACGGCCTGTCGCTGATCGGCGCGCTGCGCGACAAGGGCAACCGCACCCCGGTGCTCATTCTCTCGGCGCTCGGCCAGGTCGATGACCGCATCAAGGGCCTGCGCGCCGGCGGCGACGATTATCTGCCGAAGCCCTATGCCTTCGCCGAGCTGCTCGCCCGCGTCGAGGTGCTGTCGCGCCGCCACGGCGGCCCGGCCGAGGAGACCACCTACAAGGTCGGCGATCTCGAGCTCGATCGCCTGTCGCACCGCGTCGCCCGCGGCAAGGACGAGCTGACCCTGCAGCCGCGCGAGTTCCGCCTGCTCGAATATCTCATGAAGCATGCCGGCCAGGTGGTGACGCGCACGATGCTCCTGGAGAACGTCTGGGATTATCATTTCGATCCGCAGACCAACGTGATCGACGTCCACATCTCGCGGCTGCGCTCCAAGATCGACAAGGGGTTCGACCGCCCGCTGCTCCACACCATCCGCGGCGCGGGGTACATGATCCGTGACGGCCTTCGGTAA
- a CDS encoding cytochrome c-type biogenesis protein, translating to MRRSLGFLALALLLLSSPVAHAVQPDEVMSDTAKEQRARALSRELRCMVCQNQSIDDSDAPLARDLRLLVRERLAAGDSDNQVLDFLVARYGQFVLLKPRFERQTLLLWLLPPVLLLGGGLALWWQVRRRGQRGPEATPKLTAEEEARLAALMAAEQPPAT from the coding sequence ATGCGACGCAGTCTCGGCTTCCTCGCGCTCGCGCTGCTGCTGTTGAGCTCGCCGGTGGCGCATGCGGTGCAGCCCGACGAGGTCATGTCGGACACCGCCAAGGAGCAGCGCGCCCGCGCGCTGTCGCGCGAGCTGCGCTGCATGGTCTGCCAGAACCAGTCGATCGACGATTCCGATGCGCCGCTGGCGCGCGACCTGCGCCTGCTGGTGCGCGAGCGTCTCGCCGCCGGTGATAGTGACAATCAGGTGCTGGACTTCCTGGTCGCGCGCTACGGCCAGTTCGTGCTGCTCAAGCCGCGCTTCGAGCGCCAGACCCTCCTGCTGTGGCTGCTGCCGCCGGTGCTGCTGCTCGGCGGCGGCCTGGCGCTGTGGTGGCAGGTCCGCCGTCGCGGCCAGCGCGGCCCGGAGGCCACGCCGAAGCTGACGGCCGAGGAGGAGGCGCGCCTCGCCGCGCTGATGGCCGCCGAGCAGCCGCCGGCGACGTGA
- a CDS encoding Do family serine endopeptidase, whose protein sequence is MTDRPTDLSSLPSYRQPRRGLFSARKFALMASVVAGLGVAAYGLSPQGAPLDLFSTSAHAQVANEVSKVARPVGFADIVERVKPSVISVKVNIAEKVAKDDSDDDTPFQPGSPMERFFRRFGGENGIPGMPGRGGRGGGRAVTGQGSGFFISADGYAVTNNHVVDGANKVEVTTDDGKTYSAKVIGTDPRTDLALIKVEGGTNFPFAKLADGKPRIGDWVLAVGNPFGLGGTVTAGIVSAVGRDIGNGPYDDFIQIDAPVNKGNSGGPAFDVDGNVVGVNTAIYSPSGGSVGIAFSIPASTVKSVVAQLKDNGSVSRGWIGVQIQPVTQDIADSLGMKKAEGALVAEPQANGPAAKAGIQSGDVITAVNGEPVKDARELARTIGGIAPGASVKLNVLHKGEDKTINLTLGKLPNTIEAKADTGGDNSSPTRGADVPKLGMTVAPASSVAGAGKDGVVVTEVDPKSAAADRGFKEGDVILEVAGKSVTSAGDVREAINAAKADNKNSVLMRVKSGGQSRFVAVPLAKG, encoded by the coding sequence ATGACTGACCGTCCGACCGACCTGTCCTCCCTTCCATCCTATCGCCAGCCCCGGCGCGGCCTGTTCTCGGCGCGCAAGTTCGCGCTGATGGCCTCCGTCGTCGCGGGCCTCGGCGTCGCCGCCTATGGCCTGTCGCCGCAGGGGGCGCCGCTCGACCTGTTCTCGACCTCGGCGCACGCGCAGGTCGCCAACGAGGTCAGCAAGGTCGCGCGCCCGGTCGGCTTTGCCGACATCGTGGAGCGGGTGAAGCCGTCGGTGATTTCGGTCAAGGTCAACATCGCGGAGAAGGTCGCCAAGGACGACAGCGACGACGATACGCCGTTCCAGCCGGGCTCGCCGATGGAGCGCTTCTTCCGCCGCTTCGGCGGTGAGAACGGCATTCCCGGCATGCCGGGTCGCGGCGGCCGCGGTGGTGGCCGCGCCGTGACCGGGCAGGGCTCCGGCTTCTTCATCTCCGCCGACGGCTATGCCGTGACCAACAACCACGTGGTCGACGGCGCCAACAAGGTCGAGGTGACGACCGACGACGGCAAGACCTACAGCGCCAAGGTGATCGGCACCGACCCGCGCACGGATCTGGCGCTGATCAAGGTCGAGGGCGGCACGAACTTCCCGTTCGCCAAGCTCGCCGACGGCAAGCCGCGCATCGGCGACTGGGTGCTGGCGGTCGGCAATCCGTTCGGCCTCGGCGGCACGGTGACGGCCGGCATCGTCTCGGCGGTGGGCCGCGACATCGGCAACGGCCCGTATGACGATTTCATCCAGATCGACGCGCCCGTGAACAAGGGCAACTCCGGCGGTCCGGCGTTCGATGTCGACGGCAACGTCGTCGGCGTCAACACCGCGATCTACTCGCCCTCCGGCGGCAGCGTCGGCATCGCGTTCTCGATCCCCGCCTCGACGGTGAAGAGCGTGGTGGCGCAGCTCAAGGACAACGGCTCGGTCAGCCGCGGCTGGATCGGCGTGCAGATCCAGCCGGTGACGCAGGACATCGCCGACAGCCTCGGCATGAAGAAGGCAGAGGGCGCGCTGGTCGCCGAGCCCCAGGCCAACGGTCCGGCGGCGAAGGCGGGCATCCAGTCCGGCGACGTCATCACCGCGGTCAACGGCGAGCCGGTGAAGGACGCGCGTGAGCTCGCCCGCACCATCGGCGGCATCGCGCCGGGCGCCTCGGTCAAGCTCAACGTCCTGCACAAGGGCGAGGACAAGACCATCAACCTGACGCTCGGCAAGCTGCCGAACACGATCGAGGCCAAGGCCGACACCGGCGGCGACAATTCGAGCCCGACCCGCGGCGCCGACGTGCCGAAGCTCGGCATGACCGTGGCGCCCGCGTCGAGCGTCGCCGGCGCCGGCAAGGACGGCGTCGTCGTCACCGAGGTCGATCCGAAGAGCGCGGCCGCCGATCGCGGCTTCAAGGAAGGCGACGTCATCCTGGAGGTCGCGGGCAAGTCGGTGACCTCGGCCGGTGACGTGCGCGAAGCGATCAACGCCGCCAAGGCCGACAACAAGAACAGCGTGCTGATGCGTGTGAAGAGCGGCGGGCAGTCGCGCTTCGTCGCGGTGCCGCTGGCCAAGGGCTGA
- a CDS encoding formate dehydrogenase subunit delta → MSHNPSERLVYMANQIGKFFQSQGQEKEVAGVAEHIKKFWDPRMLKTIYAHHDAGGAGLDPAVKEAIGRLKDAAVAKEKA, encoded by the coding sequence ATGTCGCATAACCCCTCCGAGCGCCTCGTCTACATGGCCAACCAGATCGGCAAGTTCTTCCAGAGCCAGGGACAGGAGAAGGAGGTCGCCGGCGTCGCCGAGCACATCAAGAAGTTCTGGGATCCGCGCATGCTCAAGACGATCTATGCGCACCACGACGCCGGCGGCGCCGGCCTCGACCCGGCGGTGAAGGAAGCGATCGGCCGGCTGAAAGATGCGGCGGTCGCCAAGGAAAAGGCATAG
- a CDS encoding bifunctional [glutamine synthetase] adenylyltransferase/[glutamine synthetase]-adenylyl-L-tyrosine phosphorylase, which produces MISSAPGNADGQMLAERFVAGPHVRAPDKAEQRLNEWLAELEPSLAASLHQLLADGWPRTILLGIAECSPYLFDLVRADGHRLDRLLRCEPQAHLAELIARTGREVFAASSEAEVMSLLRRLKSEAALLIALCDIGGVWPVMQVTAGLTDVAVSSVQMALRYLLRLETVRGRLAPVDADDPEQGSGLFVLAMGKMGAGELNYSSDIDLIVFFDPEINSLARDIEPQPFFVRVTQAMARLLQSRTADGYVFRVDLRLRPDPASTQVAMSTEAALHYYEREGRTWERAAMIKARVCAGDVVAGEAMLAELSPFVWRKHLDFQALTDVHDMKRQMQVYRGHSEIAVEGHNVKVGRGGIREIEFFAQTQQLIAGGRHPELRVRPTLQALDVLTASKWITEQARDELTTAYEFLRRVEHRLQMMADEQIHSLPDDVEGVSRFACFFGYDSRERFATDLLFHLDVVQGHYARLFEGDPTGTVSLPAVNYGAGPDEPRLMEHLAGLGFRDPVMVAKTLQQWLAGEYRVFRTDATRTAFTDFLPALIDGLAHADEPDRAVVAFDRFLQALQLGGRLITLLGQNRDLVALVALVLGAAPRLGDMLARQPRLMDGLIDPRFFGAIPDRRELSERLASTLKDAGTYEEFLDRLRLFGQESLFLIGTRILSGTVSAQQAGTAFADVAEGIVHTVHDLVTERFAAQHGRIEGQETAIVAMGRLGAREMTASSDLDLILLYDFDGDAPDSDGERSLQGAHYFARFTQRLISAFTSRTNYGVLYDIDMRLRPSGRAGPLASHIDSFAHYQEQEAWTWEHMALTRARVISASPAFRARIEEIIQAALRRPRDRSAIARDVADMRRAIAAEKGEADLWDLKHAAGGMVDIDFVAQYLQLVHAATTPDILDVSTLAVLDNAERLGVLPRAEAVILRQAARLYHDLTQIVRLCVSDKFKPDQAGEDLLRVMARAGDAPDFSALEARLRETQTEVRRVFTALVEG; this is translated from the coding sequence ATGATCTCATCCGCGCCGGGAAACGCGGACGGGCAGATGCTGGCCGAACGTTTCGTTGCCGGCCCACATGTCCGTGCGCCCGACAAAGCCGAACAGCGCCTCAACGAGTGGCTCGCCGAGCTCGAGCCGTCCTTGGCCGCCTCGCTCCACCAGCTGCTCGCCGACGGCTGGCCGCGAACCATCCTGCTCGGGATTGCCGAGTGCTCGCCCTATCTGTTCGATCTCGTCCGCGCCGACGGCCATCGCCTCGACCGTCTCTTGCGCTGCGAGCCGCAGGCGCATCTCGCCGAGCTGATCGCGCGCACCGGCCGCGAGGTGTTTGCCGCTTCCAGCGAAGCCGAGGTGATGAGCCTGCTGCGCCGGCTGAAATCCGAGGCGGCGCTCTTGATCGCGCTGTGCGACATCGGCGGCGTCTGGCCGGTGATGCAGGTGACGGCGGGGCTGACCGACGTCGCGGTGTCCTCGGTGCAGATGGCGCTGCGGTATCTGCTGCGCCTGGAGACGGTGCGCGGCCGGCTCGCGCCCGTCGATGCCGACGATCCGGAGCAGGGCAGCGGCCTGTTCGTGCTCGCGATGGGCAAGATGGGGGCGGGCGAGCTCAACTATTCGAGCGACATCGACCTGATCGTGTTCTTCGATCCCGAGATCAACTCGCTGGCGCGCGACATCGAGCCGCAGCCGTTCTTCGTCCGCGTGACGCAAGCGATGGCGCGGCTGCTGCAGAGCCGCACCGCGGACGGCTATGTATTCCGCGTCGATCTCCGGCTGCGGCCGGATCCGGCCTCGACGCAGGTGGCGATGTCGACCGAGGCAGCGCTGCATTACTACGAGCGCGAGGGCCGCACCTGGGAACGCGCCGCGATGATCAAGGCGCGGGTCTGTGCCGGCGACGTCGTCGCGGGCGAGGCGATGCTGGCGGAGCTGTCGCCGTTCGTATGGCGCAAGCATCTCGACTTCCAGGCGCTGACCGACGTCCACGACATGAAGCGGCAGATGCAGGTCTATCGCGGCCACAGCGAGATCGCGGTCGAAGGCCACAACGTCAAGGTCGGGCGCGGCGGCATCCGCGAGATCGAGTTCTTTGCCCAGACTCAGCAGTTGATCGCCGGCGGCCGTCATCCCGAGCTGCGCGTCCGTCCGACTTTGCAGGCGCTCGACGTGCTCACCGCCAGCAAGTGGATCACGGAGCAGGCGCGCGACGAGCTCACCACGGCTTATGAGTTCCTGCGCAGGGTCGAGCATCGGCTGCAGATGATGGCGGACGAGCAGATCCACAGCCTGCCCGACGATGTCGAGGGCGTGAGCCGCTTCGCATGCTTCTTCGGCTACGACAGCCGCGAGCGGTTCGCGACCGATCTGCTGTTCCATCTCGACGTCGTGCAGGGACATTACGCCAGGCTGTTCGAGGGCGATCCCACCGGCACCGTCAGCCTGCCGGCGGTGAACTACGGCGCCGGTCCCGACGAGCCGCGCCTGATGGAGCATCTTGCCGGATTGGGCTTCCGCGATCCGGTGATGGTCGCCAAGACCCTGCAGCAATGGCTGGCGGGCGAGTACCGCGTGTTCCGCACGGATGCGACGCGCACCGCGTTCACCGATTTCCTGCCCGCGCTGATCGATGGCCTCGCGCATGCCGACGAGCCGGATCGCGCCGTCGTGGCCTTCGACCGCTTCCTGCAGGCGCTGCAACTCGGCGGCCGCCTGATCACCCTGCTCGGGCAGAACCGCGACCTCGTGGCGCTCGTCGCGCTCGTGCTCGGGGCGGCGCCCCGGCTCGGCGACATGCTGGCGCGGCAGCCGCGGCTGATGGACGGCCTGATCGATCCGCGCTTCTTCGGCGCGATTCCCGACCGGCGCGAATTGTCAGAGCGGCTGGCGTCGACGCTAAAGGATGCCGGGACCTATGAGGAGTTTCTCGATCGTCTCAGGCTGTTCGGTCAGGAGAGCCTGTTCCTGATCGGCACGCGCATCCTCTCCGGCACGGTGTCGGCGCAGCAGGCCGGCACCGCGTTCGCCGACGTCGCCGAGGGCATCGTGCACACCGTGCATGATCTCGTGACGGAGCGCTTCGCCGCCCAGCACGGCCGCATCGAGGGCCAGGAGACCGCGATCGTCGCGATGGGGCGGCTCGGCGCGCGCGAAATGACGGCTTCGTCCGATCTCGACCTGATCCTGCTCTACGACTTCGACGGCGATGCGCCGGATTCCGACGGCGAGCGCTCGCTGCAGGGCGCGCACTACTTCGCGCGCTTCACCCAGCGGCTGATCTCGGCCTTCACCTCGCGCACCAATTACGGCGTGCTCTACGATATCGACATGCGGCTGCGGCCGTCGGGCCGCGCCGGCCCGCTGGCCTCGCACATCGACTCCTTTGCGCATTACCAGGAGCAGGAGGCGTGGACCTGGGAGCACATGGCGCTGACGCGGGCACGGGTGATCTCGGCGTCGCCGGCGTTTCGGGCCCGGATCGAAGAGATCATCCAGGCCGCGCTGCGGCGCCCGCGCGACAGGAGCGCGATCGCGCGCGACGTCGCCGACATGCGCCGCGCGATCGCGGCCGAGAAGGGCGAGGCCGACCTGTGGGACCTCAAACACGCCGCCGGCGGCATGGTCGACATCGACTTCGTCGCGCAATATCTGCAACTCGTCCATGCCGCGACGACGCCAGACATCCTCGATGTCAGCACGCTTGCAGTGCTCGACAATGCCGAGCGGCTCGGCGTGCTGCCGCGTGCTGAAGCCGTGATCCTGCGTCAGGCCGCACGGCTGTATCACGATCTGACGCAGATCGTGCGGCTGTGCGTCAGCGACAAGTTCAAGCCGGATCAGGCCGGCGAGGACCTGCTGCGGGTGATGGCCCGGGCGGGCGACGCGCCGGATTTCTCGGCGCTCGAGGCGCGGCTGCGCGAAACGCAGACCGAGGTGCGGCGCGTGTTCACCGCACTCGTGGAGGGATGA
- a CDS encoding HAMP domain-containing methyl-accepting chemotaxis protein, producing MFSNSNLTIRFLVGGVVASLLMLLAIGGGTGFIAVLYLNNQITSLSSDFANLSGPARDHAMLIYQQAQSAFSYFLMACAAIAVFASAVCLMTYAAVQNGILRPLAAMVSAMRDVADQKYDTSIPGLGLSNEIGQLAGALEVFKTNGIERQRLTARELQEAQRQGERSRFLDGRIHSFNDLVASVVSSVASSAIRLKSNAETLSRAANDTSAKANAVEAAANHANRSVQTVAGSTEEMTSSIGTISRRVSDATQRAEGAASQAEKSKNTIHALSDAAEKIGAVVQLVQAIASQTNLLALNATIEAARAGEAGRGFSVVASEVKNLANQTSKATDEISAHVASIQGITAETRGAIDGISTTLSEISAIMSGIEVDTSQQRNATQDISRSVQEAARGTLDVSNHIAQISSTSAETGRLASEARDAAGELSQQAETLKREVDAFIVSVKAS from the coding sequence ATGTTCTCCAACAGCAATCTGACGATCCGCTTCCTCGTGGGAGGCGTCGTCGCCTCTCTCCTCATGCTGTTGGCGATCGGCGGCGGCACCGGCTTCATCGCGGTGCTCTATCTCAACAACCAGATCACCAGCCTGTCGTCGGACTTCGCCAATCTCAGCGGTCCCGCCCGTGATCATGCGATGCTGATCTATCAGCAGGCGCAGTCGGCGTTCTCCTACTTCCTGATGGCCTGCGCGGCCATCGCCGTGTTCGCCAGCGCCGTCTGCCTGATGACCTATGCCGCCGTGCAGAACGGCATCCTGCGCCCGCTCGCCGCGATGGTCTCGGCCATGCGCGACGTCGCCGACCAGAAATACGACACGTCGATTCCCGGCCTCGGCCTCAGCAACGAGATCGGCCAGCTCGCGGGCGCGCTCGAGGTGTTCAAGACCAACGGCATCGAGCGCCAGCGCCTCACCGCGCGCGAATTGCAGGAGGCGCAGCGCCAGGGCGAGCGCTCGCGCTTTCTCGACGGCCGCATCCATTCCTTCAACGACCTCGTCGCCAGCGTCGTCAGCAGCGTGGCGTCCTCGGCCATCCGGCTGAAGAGCAATGCCGAGACCCTGTCGCGCGCCGCCAACGACACCTCGGCCAAGGCGAATGCGGTCGAGGCCGCCGCCAACCACGCCAATCGCAGCGTCCAGACCGTGGCCGGCTCGACCGAGGAGATGACGAGCTCGATCGGCACCATCAGCCGCCGCGTCTCCGACGCCACCCAGCGCGCCGAGGGCGCGGCCTCGCAGGCCGAGAAGAGCAAGAACACCATCCACGCGCTGTCGGACGCCGCCGAGAAGATCGGCGCCGTCGTCCAGCTGGTGCAGGCGATCGCCTCGCAGACCAATTTGCTGGCGCTGAACGCCACCATCGAGGCCGCCCGCGCCGGCGAGGCCGGCCGAGGCTTTTCGGTCGTCGCCTCGGAGGTGAAGAACCTTGCCAACCAGACCAGCAAGGCGACCGACGAGATCTCGGCCCACGTCGCCAGCATCCAGGGCATCACCGCCGAGACCCGCGGCGCCATCGACGGCATCTCGACCACGCTCAGCGAGATCAGCGCCATCATGTCCGGCATCGAGGTCGACACCTCGCAGCAGCGCAACGCCACCCAGGACATCTCCCGCAGCGTCCAGGAAGCCGCCCGCGGCACCCTCGACGTCTCCAACCACATCGCCCAGATCAGCTCCACCTCCGCCGAAACCGGCCGCCTCGCCTCTGAGGCCCGCGACGCCGCCGGCGAGCTGTCGCAACAGGCCGAGACGCTGAAGCGCGAGGTCGATGCGTTCATCGTGAGCGTGAAGGCAAGTTGA